One window of the Tautonia marina genome contains the following:
- a CDS encoding cytochrome c oxidase subunit 3 — protein MAETPPFGEEPTGAPHDHEHPSAGHSGHPSPPPATPGKVALWLFLATEVMFFTGLIGSYVVLRAGSPPASYSNLFAPETDLTNRQDAQGVVLVQAGPDEAAVVETIQNATGSPIEEVEHLVESAHDLGAAVVLVDSPYSPADVGDLYRRLQALGAEVRIDNLESYSWPEPYQVLVNPLSIDLTAINTFILICSSVTMVLALAAIQRGDKVRLSLWLLATILIGSTFLSIQIYEYYQLMVGHQYSVGVSETGHFRPSVSLFASAFFTMTGFHGAHVTGGVIALTIIWLRSLFGGYTQQNHAPVELAGLYWHFVDLVWIILFTVVYLI, from the coding sequence ATGGCCGAGACACCCCCCTTTGGCGAGGAACCGACCGGCGCTCCTCACGACCACGAGCACCCCTCCGCCGGTCATTCGGGGCACCCCAGCCCGCCGCCCGCTACCCCCGGCAAGGTGGCCCTGTGGCTCTTTCTCGCCACCGAGGTCATGTTCTTCACCGGCCTGATCGGCTCGTACGTGGTCCTCCGCGCGGGCAGCCCTCCCGCCTCGTACAGCAACCTGTTTGCCCCCGAAACCGACCTGACCAACCGGCAAGACGCCCAGGGAGTCGTCCTCGTCCAGGCCGGCCCCGACGAAGCCGCCGTCGTCGAGACCATCCAGAACGCCACCGGCTCGCCGATCGAGGAGGTCGAGCACCTTGTCGAATCCGCCCACGACCTCGGGGCCGCCGTCGTCCTGGTCGATTCTCCCTACTCCCCGGCCGATGTCGGCGACCTTTACCGACGCCTCCAGGCCCTCGGGGCCGAGGTCCGCATCGACAACCTCGAATCCTACTCCTGGCCCGAGCCGTATCAGGTTCTGGTCAACCCGCTCAGCATCGACCTCACGGCAATCAATACGTTCATCCTCATCTGCTCCTCGGTCACGATGGTCCTGGCCCTCGCCGCCATCCAGCGTGGCGATAAAGTTCGCCTCTCCCTCTGGCTGTTGGCGACCATCCTGATCGGCTCAACCTTCCTGAGCATTCAGATTTACGAATATTACCAGTTGATGGTCGGCCACCAGTATTCGGTCGGCGTCAGCGAGACCGGGCATTTCCGCCCCTCGGTCAGCCTTTTTGCATCTGCCTTCTTCACCATGACCGGCTTCCACGGAGCCCACGTCACCGGAGGCGTGATCGCCCTGACGATCATCTGGCTCCGCTCCCTCTTTGGCGGCTACACTCAGCAAAACCACGCGCCGGTCGAGCTGGCCGGGCTGTACTGGCACTTCGTCGACCTCGTCTGGATCATCCTGTTCACGGTCGTTTACCTGATCTGA
- a CDS encoding COX15/CtaA family protein encodes MDPSNDASRSPASPTGPTPYQAGPYWVALLATAVTWPLLFVGGLVTTYRVGMAVPDWPTTFGINMFLYNFWTSSWGVYIEHAHRLLGSFAGIGCIILAFWFTGAAGWRTWRAAGVAVAGAVALAAALIGLAGTESFLAVIIALGIAGSLLSLWYAAVERKGLPALGWLALTAVILQGALGGYRVRLNSTDLAAVHGCTGQAFFALMVALCVITGRRWRSAEPKLPDTLHLRGLTFGVAVLVYTQIVAGALLRHRSLGLEVHSTLAVVVLLAVVAISWMVLKRRAVYPGLAPSARAMIALVVVQVTLGIASWWVLRPFDGIPRPVTRGQAVVRTAHQANGALLLAASTVLALRASRQFRSARTSESSLTPTAPASRDLEAAIR; translated from the coding sequence ATGGACCCATCGAACGACGCTTCCCGATCTCCGGCTTCCCCCACCGGGCCGACCCCTTACCAGGCCGGTCCCTACTGGGTTGCGCTGCTGGCGACCGCCGTGACCTGGCCCTTGCTCTTCGTCGGCGGCTTGGTGACGACCTACCGCGTCGGCATGGCCGTGCCCGACTGGCCCACGACGTTCGGCATCAACATGTTCCTGTATAACTTCTGGACCTCCTCCTGGGGCGTCTACATCGAGCATGCCCACCGCTTGCTCGGCTCCTTCGCGGGGATCGGCTGCATCATCCTGGCCTTCTGGTTCACCGGCGCCGCCGGTTGGCGGACCTGGCGGGCAGCGGGGGTTGCCGTCGCTGGGGCGGTCGCCCTGGCCGCGGCCCTGATCGGCCTGGCCGGCACCGAATCGTTCCTGGCGGTGATCATTGCCCTGGGAATCGCCGGATCGCTGCTGTCCCTCTGGTACGCCGCCGTCGAGCGCAAGGGGCTGCCCGCCCTCGGCTGGCTCGCCTTAACGGCCGTCATCCTTCAGGGAGCCCTCGGCGGCTATCGGGTCCGCCTCAACTCGACCGACCTGGCCGCCGTCCACGGTTGCACCGGTCAGGCCTTTTTCGCCCTCATGGTTGCCCTCTGCGTCATCACCGGACGCCGCTGGCGATCGGCCGAACCGAAGTTGCCCGACACCCTTCACCTGCGCGGCCTGACCTTCGGCGTGGCCGTCCTCGTGTATACTCAAATCGTCGCCGGCGCGCTGCTCCGACACCGAAGTCTTGGCCTGGAAGTCCACAGCACCCTGGCGGTGGTCGTGTTGCTGGCCGTGGTGGCGATTTCGTGGATGGTCCTGAAGCGTCGGGCCGTGTATCCTGGTCTTGCCCCATCTGCCCGGGCCATGATCGCCCTGGTCGTTGTGCAAGTGACGCTCGGCATCGCCTCCTGGTGGGTCCTTCGGCCGTTCGACGGCATCCCCCGCCCGGTCACCCGAGGCCAGGCCGTTGTTCGCACCGCCCATCAGGCCAACGGCGCCTTGTTGCTCGCCGCCTCGACTGTCCTCGCGCTTCGAGCGTCCCGACAGTTTCGATCCGCCCGGACCTCTGAATCGTCCTTGACCCCGACCGCTCCCGCTTCGCGCGACCTGGAGGCCGCGATCCGATGA
- the cyoE gene encoding heme o synthase, with amino-acid sequence MNTATPIAPPASDARPRPVPVEVTRDRGVSAAATPRAIDDYIALTKPKIVFLVLVTVTVGYLLGARGGSSPLWLAATLLGTALVAAGGSVWNQVIERSRDARMRRTARRPLPSGRIGLNPAALFGSVLTLLGLVILALGPHPIAAAVAGVTFVLYAFVYTLLKPVTTLNTAIGAVPGALPPVIGWAAATGQLSIEAWALFLIVFLWQFPHFLAIAWIYRDDYARGGHRMLPCVDPFGVLTARQAVGHALVLVPVGLLPVAIGLAGPFYFVGALLLGLYYLAGAVRFWQHVSDATARRLLGASFLYLPAILLLLLLNPLPA; translated from the coding sequence ATGAACACGGCCACGCCGATCGCTCCCCCGGCCTCCGATGCCCGACCGCGTCCCGTCCCCGTCGAGGTGACGCGTGACCGCGGCGTATCGGCCGCGGCCACCCCCCGAGCAATCGACGATTACATCGCCCTGACAAAGCCGAAAATCGTCTTCCTCGTCCTTGTGACCGTCACCGTCGGCTATCTGCTCGGGGCCCGAGGCGGCTCGTCCCCCCTCTGGCTGGCCGCCACCCTGCTCGGAACCGCCCTCGTCGCCGCCGGCGGCAGTGTCTGGAACCAGGTCATCGAACGTTCCCGAGACGCCCGGATGCGCCGCACCGCTCGCCGCCCGTTGCCAAGCGGGCGAATCGGCTTGAACCCTGCTGCGCTCTTCGGTTCGGTCCTGACTCTGCTGGGCCTGGTCATCCTCGCCCTCGGGCCGCACCCAATTGCCGCGGCCGTGGCCGGCGTGACCTTCGTTCTCTATGCCTTCGTCTATACCCTGCTCAAGCCGGTCACGACCCTGAATACGGCCATCGGCGCCGTGCCGGGAGCCCTGCCACCTGTCATCGGCTGGGCCGCGGCCACCGGGCAGCTCAGCATCGAGGCCTGGGCCCTGTTCCTTATCGTCTTCCTCTGGCAGTTCCCGCACTTCCTGGCCATTGCCTGGATCTACCGAGACGACTACGCTCGGGGCGGCCACCGCATGCTCCCCTGTGTCGATCCCTTCGGCGTTCTGACCGCTCGTCAGGCCGTCGGGCATGCCCTGGTCCTCGTGCCGGTCGGCCTCCTGCCGGTGGCGATCGGCCTGGCCGGGCCGTTTTACTTCGTCGGGGCCTTGCTCCTGGGCCTCTACTACCTGGCCGGGGCGGTGCGGTTCTGGCAGCATGTGTCCGACGCGACGGCCCGACGCCTGCTCGGTGCCTCGTTCCTCTACCTGCCCGCAATCCTGCTCCTGCTCCTGCTCAACCCGCTGCCGGCCTGA
- a CDS encoding cytochrome C oxidase subunit IV family protein: MDPTGTPSTIVVSQTEQTSHVKVYLRVFLALLVLTMAEYFYAKALAGASAWLLIGGLMVIAIVKAGLVGLFFMHLLFEGRWKYLVLLPTTFLATVTVLGLVPDMALPPGEPDPNPAAPIAASPEQP; encoded by the coding sequence ATGGACCCGACCGGAACCCCCTCGACGATCGTCGTCAGCCAGACCGAGCAGACCTCTCACGTCAAGGTCTACCTGCGCGTCTTTCTCGCCTTGCTCGTGCTGACGATGGCCGAGTACTTCTACGCCAAGGCACTTGCCGGCGCATCGGCCTGGCTCCTGATCGGCGGCCTCATGGTCATTGCCATCGTCAAGGCCGGGCTGGTCGGCCTGTTCTTCATGCACCTTTTATTCGAAGGACGTTGGAAGTACCTCGTCCTCCTCCCGACGACCTTCCTGGCCACCGTTACCGTTCTGGGCCTGGTCCCCGACATGGCCTTGCCCCCCGGCGAGCCCGACCCCAACCCCGCCGCGCCGATCGCCGCCAGTCCCGAGCAACCCTGA